In the Salvia miltiorrhiza cultivar Shanhuang (shh) chromosome 8, IMPLAD_Smil_shh, whole genome shotgun sequence genome, TGTAATGCaagaataataatttaattatccTGAATGTTAATCCTAGGGGGGAGAGAAAATTTCACCAATTAACTGCTTTACGACTATATTTATACATTATAAGCAGCTTATATATTCAATCTTATATACTGACTTATCTGTGATTCTCACAATAAcataaccctatatatatgagAAGGCTAGACTAAAAATAGttcttagaatataaaataggaatataTTTCACTATTATTGATCTATCTATAATCTAACGGTTGAGATTTAATCTTAGAGAAATCatatgtaaatgtatgaattctatataTAAAAACGTACAGATTCACTTAATTTGTAAATGtctgaattttgaaaattaaaaattccaGTAGGGCCCACTGCCCCCTAACTAGGTCCTCGTGGACCGCGCTCCCtgtatatatagtatattccctccgtccctgaaataagttcatctttttcctttttgggacgtcccccaaataagttcctctttctttctttctttccatttttggacaactacctcaccactaataatacttatttattcttatttttcactttttcgcaactcccaataataattataatactttttttccactatcaatacactttacaatattttttaaaaactcgtgccgtctccaaagaggaacttatttcaggacAAAAGAACTGGTCATGTCTTTATGTTAGGTATATATGTCTGTCTGAATAATAATCTAGATCCCCTAAATGAAGTCATTGTTTTATATGCACATAGGTTTTTTCGCATTCTGCAACATGTATTTTGAAACAACTGGATTAGTTTCCAACAAATAGTAAGAAACTTCCTTGACGAGTACTGGTTCTACTAACATTATAACCCAAGCATggacaaaatttattttattaaaaaactaTTGAATCAATAATAAACTAAATCAAAACTGGGGCAAACTTTTTGGGACAGAcggagtaatattttatttattatgcaAATAAGTTTATTTGAAAAATCAACATAATTTTGATAAGGAAAATCAAGAGTATTTAAAAGTTAGATATGAAAAAGAGTTCCAATTATTCAATaaactattaaattaattaacttggTAATTTCCATGCTTATCATATCTTCAAAGTCAATGCCGTAGCTCTATGAAAACATCACTTGTTGTTATAATGATTGTATTGTTAAATCAATTACTATACAGCACTACCCACGCTCgcaagtttataattttttttaaaccctCGCAAGCTTATAATTAAGGacgtggtcttgggtacactcgGGTTGACCCGTACTCAGATCCTGACCCGCATCCTGACTCAATCtcatttgtataattgaatagtgttatttacacaATTTTGGTCATGATACGAGTTTGGATTAGCATGCAGATCAAAATCTGGGTTCGCACCGTTTGGTGTCCCATTGGGGACAACCATCCTCCATGAAGTTAAtgatctcataacttaatttGACCAATTCAATAACGTTACAATGAGCcattataaaaatatgtataaaaaaTGTGGAACAACGCGCCATCCAAATTTTAAATTGTTGTCGCTAGCCAACATTATTAGTATTTACCATAAGTATCATCATATATGTAGCATAGTAGCACAACATTGCTAATCACAGTGGGTACCTCAACTCTCAAGCAATACTTGCAGAATACATTTGGCAGGCATTGTAAGCTAACTACTAAAGGAGATATCGATGCAGAACTTTGGCGGTAACTGTTCATCTCAAATCTTTCTTCTTTATTTATTGACTTTTCCGGTCGCCTCTTATTTCTAGTATTAGTAAtatttaatagataaaaatagtacaAATAGTTCCTTATGTTTAGGTGGATTAAAATTTGATATAGCTCAAtgtctttaatattttttttgctcattttgcatatttccATTCAATTATACGATATGATGCAGTTCTATTTTTCCACACGATCATACTTATGCTACACAAGTATATTCATATACCAAACGAGTATATTTATGCTTTGTCACCACGATGAAAAAATGgtaaatatgcaaaatgagaaaaaagtaatagttgaataataattttaataaggattttaaagtttgtatgcaaaatgagaatttgttgaaagttcagtaatttatatgcaattaaaccttttattattgtgatgttttttttcaatattaagctcaaatatattcagcTAAAATTATCTTTTGTTATATTTATAAACATAATAATTGAGTTAATATCAGTTTtctatatataaagaaataaaaaatgtttCCCGTATTGCACGtagatgcaaatgctagttactCTAACAAAGCAGGATTAGGAACCTCAATCTTCAAATACATAAACATTATTAGGAATTAATCAAGTTTATAATTCAACACTCACCCTTAAACTTTATTCTTCCGAACTCCAATTAAGCATGAATCGCACTTTTTGAAAAACATCAAATTTGAATGGCTTTGTAAAAATATCAGCAACTTGCATCTATCGAGTTAACGTACTCTAGTTCAATTTGTTTCTTTTCAACGCACTCTCGAATGTAATGATACCTTGTATCAATATGCTTGCTTCTTTCATGAAAGACGGGATGCAATCGTGTAGATGGAAAATCAAGTCATTTGCAATCCTAAAAGAGTTGTTTAATTACTTTCTCTTTTCCTCAAAAGAATTATCTTTGTTTTGTGTCCACTATCTCCCAACACATTATGCATCTCATATGAAGATCTATATATAAGCACTAATTCAATATATGATACTATATGAGAAAGAAGTAATTATCATTTTAAACTCAACAGGatttttaagttaaatttttGTTCTTATCATAAAAGTGGGATCTCGTTATATGTGTAGAATCTTATGGCAGAGCTCCACTACTAAAAATGATTAGCCCCACTTCAGAAAGGtccggcggcggcagcggcggcggtggtgaaACTCGTGAGGCTGTCGAATCTCCTCACGTGCATGATGCTGTGACTTCACAAGTCCAAGAATATGAGAACAAATGGGATGCACCAAAAGTGCCCGGTGTTGTGACTTCACAAATCCAAGAACATGAGAACAAATCGAAAGAACCAAAATATGAAAAGATGACATCGAATCCACCAGAGGTGAGCAAACACCAGCAAGATCAAAGTGTTGATGATATTGGCTTTGCACGTGTGGGCGAATCCGAATTAGGCATGACCTTTAAGTTCGTGCTAAGCATGTCCGAGTCCGAGGGCCTAAATATCAGACTGCAGATGCTAAGCATGTCGTCCAGACAAACGCAAGAGACGGCGTTAAATTTGGGCACTGCCATGGACAACTACCGCTTGTTCTCCGCTACGAGAGAGGTGGCGGTGGAGTTGGATAAAAATGGTGTAATTGTGAACAGAAACGGTTCGAAGCAGCCGAGAGAGATGCCGACAGCCGAAGAATGGGGCGAAGCTCGTGTTGTGAATCTGATTGAGAGAAAAAACATGTTGCTGAACGATGAGGCACCAAATTGCCCTAATCTTTTGATTTTGTTCCTACAAAGAAACAGCCGATTAACTCGTATCCCTTCCTCGTTTTTCACACAAATGCCCCGTCTCAATTTCCTCGACCTATCATATACCAGAATCAAGGCCTTGCCTAGTTCGCTCTTCAAGCTCCAAAACCTCCAAATTCTCCTGCTCCGGAGCTGCGTCTGCCTCGACACCCTCCCCGCCGAGGTTGGGAATCTCACGAACCTAGAAGTGCTCGATCTTTTAGGAACGGATCTCCCGAACCTCCCCAAAGAGGTTGGCGGATTAACAAAACTACGCCACTTGCAGATCTCGTTTCATCAGCCCGATTGCGGAAGCTCTGAATCCGAGCTGGTTTCGATATCTCAGCTGCAGGCGCTGCAAGGGCTGAGCATATCCGTGCACCCAAAGGATCAGCATTGGGCGAGAATCGTCGGGGACGTGATCGAGCAAGTTGTGAAGCTGAAGAAGCTGAGCTATCTCCAGTTCTACTTCCCGAGCGTGGAGGCGCTCGTGCGATTCAGCCGAGCGAGCCTTCCGTTGAGGCGATTCAGCTTCGTCGTCGGCCAAAACATTAAACGGATCATATCTCGTGTTCCTGAGGAGGTTGAGACCGAGTACGAAAAGTATGATCAGTGCTTGAGATTGGTGAACAGTGGCAACAAAGCACCTGGATTGATCAAGGGGATTCTCGAATCCGTCACGGCTTTTTACTTGGACCATCAAGTGGAGATCCAGAGCTTGTCGGAATTAGGCGTTTCTAGCTTCGTGGGGCTCAAGTTCTGCGTGTTGAGAGAGTGCCCTAATATGCAGGTCGTGATCATCGGAGAGAAGAGAGATGCGAGTTTTTTCCCAAAACTCGAGTATTTGGGGTTGCATTATCTGTGGAAGCTGGAGAAGATCTGGGGGGATGATCCGACGCCAGGAAGCTATGGAGCGCTTAAATATCTGAGGATAAGCACGTGCGGGAAGCTGGAATACGTTGCGTCTCATTCTGTGCTTCGGTGTCTCTCTAATTTGGAGACGTTCATCGTTGAAGACTGTCAATCGCTTAAATCCATTGTTAAAGAGGATGCGACGGTGCAgggtgccgccgccgccttgcTTCCTCGATTGAAGACGATGCTGCTTCGCCACTTGCCCGAGTTGGTAGCTCTCGGAAGAGGCTTGTTTCATGCGAAAGAGGTCATCAAAATTCAGTGTTGTCCCAAATTCATCATGAGCGAAGGCCCCAGCAGGATTAGGGAGTTGAAGAagaaaattttgagtttttcagTTATGGATATTTCGCCATCTCCGCGTCTGCCCACCGAGGCGTTCATGGTTCCAGTTTCGGTTCGAATCGGTTCGGAATCGCGGATTCACGGTCCCAACAATATATATGGAGTTGAAACCGGCTCGGATGACAGGTCACATAGTTCAGGGTTCACGGTTCCAAACCGATTGAGACGGTATATTGgcttgaaattaatttgaaaaaaaatgtacGTAATGTTGAcccttttatttaggttgtaACTAGTTGAAATTTAATAGGAATTAGATGTGAGAGTGAGATTGATACTTTTATTTAGATTGTAAATGATTGAAGTTTAGTGtgagatagataaaaataaagatataagAAATGCCACATAAAATTGTGGATTATTGTAGTTCTTCCAATATATTTTTCTATCCAATACATGTTGTCCTCATTCCCATATCTTTTGCTCGGCGTTTTGTCATGCAGTTGTTATGCTTTATCGTTGTCACCTAATAAATTGAaacatatatatagtatcaagggttaatagccgctaAATACATCAGAAAGTTTTATTTTCTGGTATATATCATGACCCCTAATTTTGGCTgctaaatacaccaatttttaatttgtctgatttttcccacgacGAAGGACTCCGGCGAAATCGAAACTGACGTGGCAAGTACTtagacaaaacgacgtcgtttcattattaattaaaattagtttatatttaattaagaataaaattattaattatatcccCTAATCTAGCCATGTCACCccctcccccttcccccaccccctGCGCAAAACCCTCCCCTTCTCCACCCCGACGCCACCACCGTTTTTCCAAATCAGAGATCGCAAGCCAGTCCTTTCTCTCTTCTCCAATCTTGCCGCCGTCGTTCCTCCTCTGGTGAGGTCAGGCCCAGCCGAGAACGACGCTCCTCATCGGACGCCGGCCACCCCCCTCCCTACGAAATCCCGCCGCTGCAACCTGAAGTCCGCAAAGTACTCGAGCCCCGATCCTTCATGTTCTCCTTGATTCCAGCCGCCGCCGCTACTGAAACCCTAGCACCGTCGCTGCGGCGACTCCTTCTTCGGTGAGTCGCGAAGAGATTCGGCGAGCTCCCGCATCTGGAAAACCGACGAGAAATCGCCATCCTCAGTCTCAATTCCTGGAATTCGGCGATACAGCgtgagagatagagagagtgaacAGTGTGTGcgggtgtgatttggcaattccgatgccacgttggcattccggtGGCCACGTTGGCATTACGACTGCCACGCCAGTTTTAATTTGGGAAAACTTTGAATTTATGGGAAAAATCGgacaaattaaaaattggtgCCGCCAAAATTAGGGGTCATGATATATACCAGAAAATAAAACTTTCTGATGTATTtagcggctattaaccctaGTATCAATATAGAAATagcaatttttaaattaaattgtacACTATTCACATTGCAAATTAAATGCACATACAAAGCTAGCTTCGTGCAGGCACATAACAAATAAAATGCAACTTAATTAAGTGTAAATATAGTATAGACGAAGTTTAAGTGTGTACCACTGAAATCACTCATTAAAGCATAACATACAGTAATACAGTCCTTCATACAAAATATACTAATAAATACAATACTACATTATACCTTAATTTGCAGCATATGTAATTATGTTAATTCTTATGCCTTACAGAAACTTCACATTTGAAGAAGCAACCAGAAGCTCCATATTAACCCTTACCTTCTGGTTGCTTCTTCAAACCCCTCGGCAATCCGACATTCTACAAGATAATTAATCGTCTGTgtggttttatttatttatttaattataagttGTAGTTTTGAAAACCTAGAACAACATGATGGAACAAAAGGGTAAAGTATCAGATGATTGAGACAATTAATGTGTTTCACATCTATACTAGTGTGTGTTTAACCAAAATACTATTTCTAAATTGCTTGTTTAAATTGACAAATACAAAAAAGAACCAATCAACATTTTCTTAACTAAAAAAAATGCTAGCTACAACCCACTTTCGTAAATTGAAACTGACAAGCTTTGCCATGTTTAggaatttaattaaatgtattcattatcacctaaacactctaaataCAAATCAAACACTTTATCAATTCAAGTCATGCATGTATCAGTAGTTAGTGGTAAGAGGAGGAACttcaaagtattttttttttcacacgcATAAATTCAAAAGTTTAATACTACAATTTTCCGAATTAGTAAAATCAATTATAAAcataataaaactaaaaaaaagatATAGAGATTCCTTGTTCTTCATTAGAGATATATAATATCACCTGCAATTATGGTTCTTGCTAATAAAGTAGAAGTAGAAACAAAATTGTTGTTACGAAGTGAAGACGTGGGAGCAATGTGTAATAAAGCTTTATTTTATGTCTGTCATCGGAATGAGCATGAACTACAATATCCCACTCCAATGTAAGTGTGAAGATGAGTGTAGTACAATAAGAAGAATCTAATGTTAAAAATGCATATTTTACGACATTATTGATTATaatgaaatatttaattttaaaataaaaaagtgaaaataaaattaaatgaaaatgaagattATAGCGCCTCTCATAGAGCCAATACACTGTAGAGGGGAGGCGCTAAGGTGGGGATCATCAATTAGCGCCTTACCTAAGCGCctccactgtggatgctctaatagctatatatgtatatcagtatatatatatcaatttattgCTATAGCTAGTACATGCAGAGATTTTATTCAAAACTCCAACAATAAAGTAAAGGACTAGACTACCAAACAAAGACCATAAACTGGATCTGCTGCACTCCTGATTAGCCACCTAATAACATTACCCCTGTTCTTGCAGATTGTTGTTCTTCATCTTTGTCTTTTACTTGAGCAATGCATTCTTTAGCATTCTATTAGTATAGAATTGTTTACGATGACTTGCTCTTTCGTGCATAAAATCCCCAACTCTCATTATTCCTGCTGAAGTGTTTGTGTGCAGCTGGCTACTTCTATCTCAATCTCAGTTGCAAAACTACGTCTCAATCTCAATAGTAAAACTTTTAGGCCATTGTTTTAGAATGATGTGTACAAATAGGccattttttttacttgtaGAAATAGaccaattattttaaatttgaacgTTCGTGGGTCATATTTGGGTCCAATCGAACTATTTTGCACTTAAGATGGGCTGAAATGTGGAATGCAAACATTGAATTGGGTCCAAATATGGCTTACGaacgaaattcaaaataattagcCAAATTCTAAAACCTAAAAAAAGGGCATATTTTTGCAAACCAAGCTAACCTACAATTTTAAACTCGAAAACCACCGAAAGTAACAAGCTTTCAATCTGCACACTGCAGTCTTAGCTTCACAAGTGGAGAGCACCACCCTACAGGAGAAAATTAAACAACATGAATCACATATAATTGTTTTAATTATATAAGGCTGTAAATGAGTGAAAACATCAATATTTCTACTAACCTTTGTTGTCACTTTTCTACTAATTATAGATAGGGCTTGAGAAACTCTCCTCATGATGCTTACTTTCTGCATTTGATGAAGTAGGTCCATGGGAATGGCGGCAACATTTTCCTTCTGCAACTCGACTTCTGTCGAGCTTGCACCGGCAGAAGTTCCCGGGTGTTCATGCTCCATCTTCTTACCTTCTAAACACGATTCTTCAACCTCGTATTTCTCCTCCAACCTTGTACTCGGATTCCGAATGATGTCAGGAGTCGGTCTATGATACGATCACGATCAATGGTGGAGCAATTCGAGTAGCTCAACTCCAGAAATCAAGGGAGAAGAGAGATAAATTTGATAAACATCAACTCAAATATTCATTCCATAAGTAATAACTTTAGAGATTACAATATTTATAACATTGATGATGATAACCTAATGGGCTATGGGCTATGCATAAGTGGGCTAAACTAAAGCTAGGGCTTCGTGTATCATTCCCCACTCCTTCACAATCACCTTGTCCGCAAGGTGAATTGATTGGAAAGCTTGATACATTTATGCCCACCACGTGCTCGACAAAAGTTCCAGCAAACTAACTCAAGAACTGATCGGCTGGATACGCCTAACGGATCCGGCGGCGGTTCACCATCTAGCCGAACCTCTTGACCGGCGAAAACAGCCATGGACCGGTAAAAACTAGAGACGCCGGCAGTTAAAACTTTCGCAATAGCATCAGATATGGGTCCAAAAACATCGACCACAATCTCGTCCTTAGAACCGACGAGTAACCAAAATCGGCTGCCAAGAATTGGCGGAGGACTCACCGAAGTAGTTATCGATGGTGGTGTTGGTGGTATTGTGAGTGAAGGCGGTACATCAGGGGGTGTCTGCAGCGGAGGTTGGAGAGCTAGCGGTGGCAGCGGTGGTGGTGTTGACAGCAGCAGCGGTGAGAACGACCATGTGGCAAGGGTGTGCCCGACCGGAGGTGGCGGTGGCCGGTACAGCGGCGGTGGTGTTGGCAGTATTGGAAGTGAAGGCGGCACGTTTGAGGGTGGTGGCGAAGAGGATGGAGACCAACACACATCTGGAGCAGTAGCCGGAGGGAACTTGTTGGTGGCCGGAAAATTTGCCTCGAAGGAGGATTGCAGGTTGTAGATGGAGATTCGAAGCTTTTCAAGGGCGGCGAGAATTTCTGATctggacatttttttttttttgatattcAAAGAGAAATTCTCTCAATGAAAGCACCAATTGATACGATCACGATCAATGGTGGAGCAATTCGAGTAGCTCAACTCCAGAAATCAAGGGAGAAGAGAGATAAATTTGATAAACATCAACTCAAATATTCATTCCATAAGTAATAACTTTAGAGATTACAATATTTATAACATTGATGATGATAACCTAATGGGCTATGGGCTATGCATAAGTGGGCTAAACTAAAGCTAGGGCTTCGTGTATCAGTCTATCATATATCATCTCATCTTCACCTTCCTCTGTGGGATCATCGCTTGCTTCTTGATAATCTATAATCATGCTTGACGCCGCAGTTATAGGCTCTGACCTCCCACTGGCGCTGGTTGATGCTTCTTCTCGTCTTGATTGGGCTCCGGCTTCAATGGATTCTTCCTTGATGAAACAAACCCTTAGCTTCTGTTTATCATCTGAAGTGAGTGTATTCCACAAACTCTCTTCACATTCACAGTGGATTGATGGTAGCTTTCTGTCATTTGTGTGAGCCAGAGACAGATCTCTCAACTTGCTGCACCTCTTCATAATGATGGATTTCAGTGATTTACAGCttattgaagaattattctcaCATATGTATTCCAGCTCTGGCAAGTTTGACACCTCAATCCTCTTCAAACTTTTTAGTAGCTCCACAACCTCAGAAATTTCACCAGACCCCTCTATGATCTTCGAAATTTTACCACAGTTCTCCACTTTGAGATACTCTAGTTTCTCCAGAGACTGAGCCAATCCATGATCAAGAATCTTTGTTAGCTTGGGGCAGCCATCTACTATTATGGTTGTCAAGTTAACAAGACTTTTGCGAGGAACAGGCCCGTTCCAAATGCATTTCAGCACCTCAAGATCATACAAGTAAAGCTTCTCCAAGTTGGGAAGAAGCGAACGTCTTTCTTGATTCTCACTGGTTATGAACCCATCCACGATATTTTCCAAACGGTTGCAGCGTTCAACCACGCAGACTTTCACCTGATCCAAGTCGAATTGGCTGCCGGTGAAGCTCGTGAGACCATCATGGCCTATTATCTCTAAAGCACTGGCTTGCTTGAGTAGCTCATGGCAAGATGTGGGGAATCCCTCATTGGTGGAATATCTCAACCATCTCTCAGCTAGCATCCCTGAGAGCTCTGGTTCCTGAGAGCGTCGTGGTGGATTATGACGACCAacaaaaatttcaaatgatCGGAAAGTCTGAGTTCCCCAAAATGTTCTTTTGTTCTTCAAGGCCTTGCTACGAGTGACAAATGTTTCAAGGCGCTGCTCACATTTGAGAAGTTGAAGCATAGAGTGTTTAAATGCTCCAAGCTAGCCAGTTCCATTGCCAGTTTCTCAGCCACAGCAATCCCATTCTCACCTTGGAAATCAAAGTCTGTAACAATGCTCAGCTCTTCAAGATTTTTCAGGCTGCTGATGATACCTTGTGGGATTATCACCTCAAATTCCTCCACTTGTTTCCCCTTGTGATTGCCTCCTTTTGCAGATAAAGAAGCTCTCAGGCATCTCATGTTAACCATGTACCTTATCTCTTCCGGCAACATAGAGATCGACGTTCCAGAGATGTCAAGGAACTCGAGCTTCACAAGGCTAGCAGCTTCAGGCGGCAGAACAACAATGCCAAGGCAGCCATTCAGGTACAGGGTCTTGAGGTTCACGAGCTTGTTGATTGAGCCTGGTAGCGTCGTTATCTCCGTCTGATTCAAATCCAGCACCTTAAGGCTCTCCATGTGAGCAAAGAAGGACTCAGGAAGGCGCTCCGCAGTCACTGGCACTGGTTGATGCTTCTTCTCGTCTTGATTGGGCTCCGGCCTTCAACGGATTCTTCCTTGAAGAAACAAACACGAAGCTTCGGTTGATCATCTGAAGTGATGCTTCTTGCCATCTCGACGATAGTCTGATTTTTTCTTTCGGCAACTACATCCTTAGCTTACTTCATTCTTGGATATTTCACTATTACAAGATGAGTCTTATTTATACTTAACAATGGATATGGATCTAGAGACACTCTAGATTAATAGATGCATGAGACTTTCAAGATACTATACTTATGAACGTGACTCTCAATCTAACCAAGCACTAAATATGGATTAGTATCCAAAAGATCAAAACTCAAGTTATCTCATTTAACACTTTCTGCATTTATCGCAAGCGTACTTTGCATCTGTCAATTTCCTCGGTTCATCCACTTCCTGAATTTCTCTACGGTGCTCTGATATAAAGCCTTTGGAACCAGCTTACTTTCTGAAGTGGATGTTGGTTCGCTTCCTTGATTTTCAACAGAAGTGGCGTCAACGTTTCCCTTCTGCAGCTCGACTTCTGTCGAGCTTGCACCAGCAGATGTTCCGGGCGGGTGTTCTTGCTCCATCTTCTTACCTTCTAAACGCGGTTCTTCATCCTCGTATTTCCCCTCCAACCTTCTACTCGACTTCTCTGAACTTGACTCCGGATCACGAATGATGACGGGAGTCAGTATATCGTACATCTCATCTTCACCTTCCTGTGAGAGATAATCGCTGACTACTTCATAATCTATAATCATGCTTGACACCGCAGTTATAGCATCTGGCCTCCCACTGCCGCTGGTTGATGCTTCTTCTCGTCTTGATTGAGCTCCGGCTTCAACGGATTCTTCCTTGAAGAAACAAACACGAAGCTTCGGTTGATCTTCTGAAGTGATTGTGTTCCACCAACTCTCTTCACACTGGATTGATGGTAGCTTTGTGGCATTTGTGTGAGCCAAAGACAGATCCCTCAACTTGCTGCACCTCTTGACACTGATGGATTTCAGTGATTTCCAGCTTATTGAACAAGGATTCACACATATGCATTCCAGCTCTGGCAAGTTTGACACTTCAATCCTCTTCAAACTTTTTAGTATATCAGAAGTTTCATCACACCCCTCTATGATCTTTGAAATTTGACAACAGTTCTCCACTTTGAGATACTCTAGTTGCTCCAGAGAGTGAGCCAATCCATGATCAAGAATCCTTGTTAAATTGGGGCAACCATCCACTGTTATGGATGTCAAGTTAACAAGAGTTTTAGAAGCAACGGGCCCGCTCCAAATGCATTTCAGCAGCTCAAGATCATACAAATAAAGCTTCTCCAAGTTGGGAAGTAAGTTTTCTTCCACAATCTCTCCATTCATGTCCACGATATTTTCCAAACGGTTGCAGCGTTGAACCACGCAGACTTTCACCTGATCCAAGTCGAATTGGCTGCCGGTGAAGCTCGTGAGACCATCATGGCCTATTATCTCTAAAGCACTGGCCTGCTTGAGTAGCTCATGGCAAGATGGGGGGAATCCCTCATTGGTGGAATATCTCAACCATCTCTCACCTAGCATCCCTGAGAGCTCTGGTTCCTGACAACGTCGTGGTGTCTCATGGCGACCAACAAAAATTTGGAATGATCGGAAAGTCTGAGTTTCCCAAAATGTATTTTTGTTCTTCAAGGCCTTGCTATTAGTGACAAATGTTTCAAGGTTGCTCACATTTGGGAAGTTGAAGCATAGAGTGTTTAAATGCTCCAAGCTAGCCAGTTCCATTGCCAGTTTCTCAGCCACAGCAATCCCATTCTCACCTTGGAAATCAAAGTCTGTAACAATGCTCAGCTCTTCAAGATTTTTCAGGCTGCTGATGATACCTTGTGGGATTATCACCTCAAATTCCTCCACTTGTTTCCCCTTGTGATTGCCTCCTTTTGCAGATAAAGAAGCTCTCAGGCATCTCATGTTAACCATGTGCCTTATCTCTTTCGGCAACATAGAGATCGACGTTCCAGAGATGTCAAGGAACTCGAGCTTCACAAGGCTAGCAGCTTCAGGCGGCAGAACAACAATGCCAAGGCAGCCATTCAGGTACAGGGTCTTGAGGTTCACGAGCTTGTTGATTGACCCTGGTAGCGTCGTTATCTCCGTCTGATTCAAATCCAGCACCTTAAGGCTCTCCATGTGAGCAAAGAAGGACTCAGGAAGGCTCTTCGCCTCCTGCTTCAGGGACTGCAGCAGCAAGGTGTACATGTTGGGGCATTTTGGACACTTTGGCAGCTCCATCCTGCAACCTATCAACGACATTCTCGTGACCGTCGCCCAAATATTTTCGTCAGGCTTACTATCCCAGGACCGCACCCAGTTCTTGCAACTCTCCTCACCGGGGTAATCCAGCTCCAGGGCGACCCTCCTGAAAAACGGCGGCATCACG is a window encoding:
- the LOC130997012 gene encoding uncharacterized protein LOC130997012; the encoded protein is MGPKTSTTISSLEPTSNQNRLPRIGGGLTEVVIDGGVGGIVSEGGTSGGVCSGGWRASGGSGGGVDSSSGENDHVARVCPTGGGGGRYSGGGVGSIGSEGGTFEGGGEEDGDQHTSGAVAGGNLLVAGKFASKEDCRL
- the LOC130997011 gene encoding probable disease resistance protein At4g27220, encoding MISPTSERSGGGSGGGGETREAVESPHVHDAVTSQVQEYENKWDAPKVPGVVTSQIQEHENKSKEPKYEKMTSNPPEVSKHQQDQSVDDIGFARVGESELGMTFKFVLSMSESEGLNIRLQMLSMSSRQTQETALNLGTAMDNYRLFSATREVAVELDKNGVIVNRNGSKQPREMPTAEEWGEARVVNLIERKNMLLNDEAPNCPNLLILFLQRNSRLTRIPSSFFTQMPRLNFLDLSYTRIKALPSSLFKLQNLQILLLRSCVCLDTLPAEVGNLTNLEVLDLLGTDLPNLPKEVGGLTKLRHLQISFHQPDCGSSESELVSISQLQALQGLSISVHPKDQHWARIVGDVIEQVVKLKKLSYLQFYFPSVEALVRFSRASLPLRRFSFVVGQNIKRIISRVPEEVETEYEKYDQCLRLVNSGNKAPGLIKGILESVTAFYLDHQVEIQSLSELGVSSFVGLKFCVLRECPNMQVVIIGEKRDASFFPKLEYLGLHYLWKLEKIWGDDPTPGSYGALKYLRISTCGKLEYVASHSVLRCLSNLETFIVEDCQSLKSIVKEDATVQGAAAALLPRLKTMLLRHLPELVALGRGLFHAKEVIKIQCCPKFIMSEGPSRIRELKKKILSFSVMDISPSPRLPTEAFMVPVSVRIGSESRIHGPNNIYGVETGSDDRSHSSGFTVPNRLRRYIGLKLI